A region of the Mus caroli chromosome 7, CAROLI_EIJ_v1.1, whole genome shotgun sequence genome:
aggagaaaccCAGTTGGCCACAGGTGTCTTCTTCTATGTGTTCTGGGCTGCCACCATGGGAGGAAGCTTCTCTACCACATGAGCCCACTGCCTGACCACAGACCAAAAGAAAGAGCCAAATAGCCATGGACTGAAgcttctgaaaccatgagacaaaataaataaatgctttggaAAAAAGTATTTTAGTCACAAggatgaagagagagggagaaaaggagagagagagagagagagagagagagagagagagagagagagagtccagagacagagagagatgagagagacagagagagaaagagataacaTTGAatggtagggaggtggggagagtaGNagacaaaataaataaatgctttggaAAAAAGTATTTTAGTCACAAggatgaagagagagggagaaaaggagagagagagagagagagagagagagggagagagagagagagagagagagagagagagagagagagagagagagagagagagagaaataacattgaatggtagggaggtggggagagtaGTTGGGAAAGGGGAACAAATATGATCAacatatattgtatgaaaaagagtttagcatttgtttctttgcttatgATCATTGTGGATGGTGTGCTGGGAGCATCCACTCCATGCTTTGTGTGTAGTCATTTATCTACTTCTCCCTaaactgttaaaaataattaGTCTTTCCCATCAGTTTAATTGTCTCATCCTTGTGAAAAATCAGCAGGACTAATATATATGAGTTCATTTTTGAAACTTATGCTTCATCTCCACTCCATCAGTTGGTTCTCTCTCCATGCCAATATCACCAGCTTTGACTACCATAGCTAAGAAGGAAGAAACCCCATTTCTCTCAGCATTGGTCTTCCCAAGACACTGTGGCCATGCAGAAGTTTATATAAAGTTTAGGTTCGTTAGCTGTAGTTCAGAAACAAGGTTCACTGATGGTTATAGGGAGGCACTGGATGAAAGGGCTTTATGTTCTGACAAATACCATTGTCACCCACTGAAAATCCTCTAGTTCAGGAATATGGAATCTCCATTTAGATAAacattaattactttaaaaataatgtgtatttATCAGGAAATAAAAGCCTTAGTGTTTGTTTACATTGCCTCTAAGAACTCTGTTGTTTTGGAAGTTAAAGTGAGTGAAATTGTCCAGAGAAAGGTTTTCTGAAACAGTGATACGTGCACTTTGCTCCATGAAGCTGCTCTTAGGAAAGAATGTTTAGGAACAGCCTAGTCCAGGAAAATATTCTACACATCTCCACTTAATGTGAGAAAGAGGGCAAGAGCCTGCCCAGGGCGAGCTTGACATCCTTGTTCCTCAATGTGTAAATGAGGGGGTTCAGGGTTGGGCTGAGGAATGAGTACAGCACAGAGGTAACTTTGCTTCTTTCTGGGCTGTAGCTGGATGCAGGGCTGACATAGGCACAGAACACAGATGAATAGTACACAGAGACCACAATGAGGTGGGATGAGCAGGTAGAAAAGGCCTTCCTCTTGCCCTCAGCAGAACGCATGCGCaggatgctggcaatgatgtaGCCATAGGATAGTAAGGTAAGCACAAAATTGATGCCTCCATAGAAGACATCTGCTATTAGAGTCATAATGCTATTTACATATGTGGGGCTACAGGAGAGCAGAAGGAGTGGGGGTATCTCACAGAAGAAGTGGGTGATGACCTTGGGTCCACAGAATGACAGCCGTGTCATCAGACCAGTGTTGATAGATGCATTCAGAGCACAGATGGACCATACACCCACGGCCAGAGCCCCACACAGCTGTGGGCTCATCCTAGAGCTGTAGTGTAGGGGaaagcagatggccacatagcggtcataggccataactgtgagcagcagcagctctgaagATAAGGACCACACAAGGAAGAAGAGCTGGGCCATGCACCCTTTGAAGGAGATGGTGTTTTCCTCAGATAGTAGACCAACCAGAGCCTTGGGCAGCACAGATGAGGTACAGATAATATCCATGGTGGCCAGGTTGCacaggaaaaagtacatgggacTGTGGAGCCCAGTGCTGAAGGTGACCAAAGCAATGATCACAATGTTGCCCATTAGAGCCATTACGTAGAGGGACAAGAAGCAGCCTGTCAGGAACAGTCTTAGACTAGGGTGCTCTGAGAAACCTTGCAGTACAAACTCTGTCACTACTGTCTGGTTGAGCCGTGATATCATGATGGATCAGAGTATCAAGTCCACTGCTGTGTTTATCAGCTTCTGAGTAAATATCGAAATTTACCACTACAACATCTGGTTTTCAAATTTGATCATCTCAAAATTCTCTGCtgtcagaaagaaaaggagtaaaTGTATTtccttcaaaaaaattttttttgtctcatacTTGTCTATACCAGACTTTTTGGAAACCacatatatttcatttacttttaattttctacCTAAAATCTCACACTCTATTGATTTAGATCAAGAGAGATATTTTGCCTTTCCTTGTCTTCTTGAACACATGGATTGAATGGAGCATCTCTCATTCAGGGTCTGCTTGTGTTTCACTTCTTCATCACCACCAAGCACTGTGACCATCTGACAGTGATTAGAGTCACAGCTATTTACTCCTTGCCTCCCCAGGAGGTATTCTCCACATGATGGCATCTTTTGAATGGATACACACTGACATGATTCTTACACTTGTTTAATCATCTGGCCTCCTGACTTCTCAGTCACGTTGTCTTCTCTGATATTTGCAGTGGAGGCTCTATGACCAATCTCAACATTATCATTGATATCCCCCATAGCCGAGTAGCCATGTATTTTCTGAATTTAACCTACTGCAATCtgtgacttcttttgttgttgatacTGTTCTGACTCTAACTCGCCTCAAATCTATTGCCCCAGGGATCATTTGTTGAAACCCAAGCCTGTACATTCAAATTCGTTATGTGGCTTTTATGTCTTCATGAACCACAGTCCCATCAAAACCAACATTCCAAATGCTGAATTAGTCACCGTTCTCCACAGTCTTTCCTGTGTGGTGTTAATGGCCTTTTGAGGAAGTTCATCCTCAACTGTCTAGTGTTTCATGACATGTGTTCTATGTTGCACAGCTCCATCTCTCTGACCCACTGTCTCACTTTAAGCCTATGCACTTGATAGATAATTAGAAGGTTCTTGTTCTACAAGGCAAGAATGGTGTTCTGCATCCTCTTACCTGTCTCATCCAACTGGTCCTCAAAGTCTGCATCTATAGATTTCCAGGCATTATAACTCATGTTCCCAGTGTCTTTAGCTGTTGTCCAGTTTGTAGCTGCTTGTCATTTCCAacattttcagtttcttcctccaTCATCCAAGGAGTGCAGAGTGTGAACCTTGAGTTATCTGTCCCTTTTGTCCTGAGTCCATGTCCACCACGACTCTCACAGTCCTTCAGCTTGTCAAGTTCTATAGCTTGACATAAAAGACCCATCAGATACCACTCACTTGTTTTCTCTGTAGGTTTCTTCATAAGTTCATATGTGAACATACTCTACCACTACATATAAGCCTGCATGTGGCAGTTTTGTGCAGTGCTATTTATATTGAAATATTCTTTGCTTTCTACCTCTCCTTCAGTGcccaaggttaaaaaaaaaagagagagattgtgGCCAATAGAGCAGTGCTCatcattatctctctctctctttagaaaataagcaggcaaataaaaacaaataaaccaaatttttttttttttaaaaatcaagaaatatacatacacatacaaaatcagaacccattaaaaaattaaaaaccataatATAGAAGCAAAAGACTAATAGTAtttaaaatacccaaacaaaaatataagacaaaaaaatctaCAGGAAgatcattaatttatttcatattgGCCATCTACTGGGCATGGAGCCTATCCTTAAGTGTGGTAGATATACCCAGTGAGaatccattgaagaaaactaatttttctattGCAAAAAGATGTCAAGGAGATCACTTCTTAGGAGTGGGAGCCTGTGCCCACTCTCCTGTCTGGGCACTGGGACTCCCTCCTGCTTGGACCTGCACAGGCCCTGTACCTATGCATGCTTTCAAGTCTCTGAGTTTTTATGTGCCTCATCCTGTTGTGTCTTGAAGACAGTTTTCTTAGTgtcatccatcccctctggctcttacagtctctcTGCCTACTCGTCTGCATAAATTCATGTACCCTAAAAGGAAAGAGGTTTGCTGAAGGCATCTCATTTAAAAGTTAGAGAAGCGTCTTCTTgtagtagatggtgattaacacaaAGACTGCATGCTAGCTATGGGCATACTGGTCACAGTGCTCAGGCCTAAATGGGAGACCACACCCTTTCCTCAAGACCTAGGGATCTtcatggaagagggaaagaaaagaagattatACATGCCAGAGGTGTTATATGACTTCaaagaaacagtgttttctgCAAACAACAGGACAGATGCACATGTCATGGTGATTTTACAGCATACACAAGAGTTGTACAagctcaaaccagacaaaatcccagcacaaggAAGAGGTGGGCACATAGTCCCATCCTtcactgaggagctattggcaactgTAGCTACTAGGAAAGGCAGTCAGTTTTATTTAATTGATGTAATTCTGGTATATAGACCACATTCCATAGTAGATTCCATACCTAAGAGTTGTTGgccaacacaaattggacttagtgagttttaagagagaaagggagagagagagagagagagagagagagagagagagagcatgaacatgataaaaacattgtaataaattctcaaagaattaatacaaatattatttttacagtcatctata
Encoded here:
- the LOC110298672 gene encoding olfactory receptor 13A1-like; protein product: MISRLNQTVVTEFVLQGFSEHPSLRLFLTGCFLSLYVMALMGNIVIIALVTFSTGLHSPMYFFLCNLATMDIICTSSVLPKALVGLLSEENTISFKGCMAQLFFLVWSLSSELLLLTVMAYDRYVAICFPLHYSSRMSPQLCGALAVGVWSICALNASINTGLMTRLSFCGPKVITHFFCEIPPLLLLSCSPTYVNSIMTLIADVFYGGINFVLTLLSYGYIIASILRMRSAEGKRKAFSTCSSHLIVVSVYYSSVFCAYVSPASSYSPERSKVTSVLYSFLSPTLNPLIYTLRNKDVKLALGRLLPSFSH